One stretch of Armatimonadota bacterium DNA includes these proteins:
- a CDS encoding Hsp20/alpha crystallin family protein produces the protein MSIQSRNVGTVARWSPWSDLDRVQSQIDEAFGRLVGAGSPAHATLTGRLDAELSPDVYETEAEFVFAIPAPGLDAETLSIEALRDSITLKGERKPLVTVEGGKLIRQSIWSAAPGAFHWQFNLPADIDPDRVSATWKNGVLVLHLPKPESARSKSVKVAIESA, from the coding sequence ATGTCGATACAGAGTCGAAATGTCGGGACGGTTGCGCGATGGTCGCCATGGAGCGACCTGGATCGAGTGCAGAGTCAGATCGACGAGGCTTTCGGCCGGCTCGTGGGCGCGGGATCGCCGGCGCACGCGACCCTGACCGGTCGCCTGGACGCCGAGCTCTCGCCCGACGTCTACGAGACCGAGGCGGAATTCGTGTTTGCAATTCCCGCTCCCGGGCTCGATGCCGAGACGCTGAGCATTGAAGCGCTGCGCGACTCCATCACGCTGAAAGGCGAGCGCAAACCGCTGGTGACCGTGGAGGGCGGAAAGCTGATACGGCAGAGCATCTGGTCAGCCGCGCCGGGAGCTTTTCACTGGCAGTTCAACCTGCCGGCGGACATCGATCCGGATCGCGTCTCCGCCACGTGGAAGAACGGGGTCCTGGTACTCCACCTTCCGAAGCCGGAGTCTGCCCGCTCCAAGTCGGTCAAGGTCGCTATCGAGTCGGCCTGA
- a CDS encoding sugar kinase, translated as MTMPRAAAGARPRVEVITFGETMLRLAPLGSERLEQAATLEVRVGGSESNMAVALAGLGHSVAWWSRLPASPIGVRIESEVRRWGVNTSHVIWDAGSDARAGLYFVSFGAPPWHVEVTYDRAHSAASAISAADITRERATGAKLLHVSGITPALSPSCKDAVQAAVSTARAAGMAVSIDVNYRARLWSAADCRKALTPLLTKANLLICTRSDAQEVFGLSGRAEAVAVAMRERFCTEAAVITCGSDGAVAATGDETFSVCGYQLREIVDPVGAGDAFCAGLLHGWLEGSVQVGLAYGVAMAAMKHGAPGDMLIAPLTAIERVMAGGDGRIAR; from the coding sequence GTGACAATGCCCAGGGCCGCGGCCGGCGCCAGGCCCCGCGTTGAGGTGATCACGTTCGGCGAGACGATGCTGCGCCTGGCGCCGCTCGGAAGTGAGCGACTGGAGCAGGCTGCCACCCTGGAGGTGCGCGTGGGCGGTTCGGAGTCGAACATGGCGGTGGCGCTTGCCGGGCTGGGACACAGCGTGGCGTGGTGGTCGCGCCTACCGGCCAGTCCGATTGGCGTTCGCATCGAGTCGGAAGTGCGCCGCTGGGGAGTCAACACTTCGCACGTGATATGGGATGCCGGGAGCGATGCGCGCGCCGGACTCTATTTTGTCAGCTTTGGCGCACCGCCGTGGCATGTGGAAGTAACCTACGACAGGGCGCACTCAGCCGCCAGCGCCATCTCTGCAGCCGACATCACGCGGGAACGCGCCACCGGTGCGAAGCTGCTTCATGTGAGTGGTATCACCCCGGCCCTCAGCCCATCGTGCAAGGATGCCGTACAAGCGGCGGTTTCAACGGCGCGGGCGGCAGGGATGGCGGTTTCGATCGATGTCAACTACCGGGCACGACTCTGGAGCGCAGCCGATTGTCGTAAGGCGCTGACGCCGCTGTTAACGAAAGCAAACCTGCTGATCTGCACGCGCAGCGACGCGCAGGAGGTTTTCGGCTTGAGCGGGCGCGCCGAGGCAGTTGCCGTCGCCATGCGAGAACGGTTCTGTACCGAAGCGGCTGTGATTACCTGCGGTTCGGATGGCGCGGTGGCCGCGACGGGCGACGAAACGTTCAGCGTCTGCGGCTACCAGCTGCGCGAGATTGTAGACCCGGTCGGCGCCGGCGACGCCTTCTGTGCCGGGCTGCTGCACGGCTGGCTGGAGGGCAGCGTGCAGGTTGGCCTTGCTTACGGCGTCGCCATGGCCGCGATGAAGCACGGAGCGCCGGGCGACATGCTGATCGCACCACTGACGGCGATTGAGCGCGTCATGGCCGGCGGCGATGGGCGGATTGCAAGGTAA
- a CDS encoding beta-propeller fold lactonase family protein produces MKFNDWICIRRRMLLPLAAVAAAGVFGTGGACFGSGGQKGVQVPDSYFVLAANKSDDTITVFQVDQSTGALTRLSTVATGHQPVDVAVPDTNNVMRVVYVLNAGDRTISEFQMFRNGLLQPLSPATIPTGTDPVSFVRRNFTDVVSVVDRSSNTIARYLIQGNGQLAGDGLIATGPAPVAATILSEELCEVNSTNDTLGEFVYTGDPPAPPKDPTATYPVGKGAAAIAWEQGPNLAGGLWVANSTAETITSFPTTWNTASIQPSRITGAGSSSSVPGHPVALAADLDVGSHHGDRAVYALTQEGQLLQYHLSGDDTGPAAAATAVATGPSPSALLPTATELAKPFLYVANSGDGTVWQYTLHNDFSAPTATGTPTFSGKGVNALAFAITGAETSLPPGSGGISIPVK; encoded by the coding sequence ATGAAGTTCAACGATTGGATCTGCATTCGCCGCCGCATGCTGCTGCCCCTGGCGGCGGTGGCCGCAGCCGGCGTATTCGGCACCGGTGGCGCCTGCTTTGGCAGTGGCGGCCAGAAAGGCGTTCAAGTACCGGACAGTTACTTCGTTCTGGCAGCCAACAAGTCCGACGACACGATAACCGTTTTCCAGGTGGATCAAAGCACCGGCGCTCTCACCAGGCTCTCAACTGTGGCCACCGGCCATCAGCCGGTTGATGTGGCCGTGCCCGACACCAATAACGTCATGCGGGTGGTGTATGTACTGAATGCCGGGGATCGCACGATTTCCGAGTTTCAGATGTTCCGCAACGGTCTGTTACAGCCGCTGTCACCGGCCACCATACCCACAGGAACCGACCCCGTGTCATTCGTGCGGCGGAACTTCACGGACGTCGTCTCTGTGGTCGACAGAAGCTCGAACACAATAGCAAGATATCTGATCCAGGGCAACGGCCAACTGGCAGGTGACGGACTGATTGCAACCGGCCCAGCGCCGGTGGCGGCGACGATCCTTTCGGAGGAGCTCTGCGAGGTGAACAGCACCAACGATACGCTGGGCGAGTTCGTCTACACCGGCGATCCACCTGCGCCGCCAAAAGATCCGACCGCGACCTATCCCGTTGGAAAGGGCGCGGCTGCCATCGCGTGGGAGCAGGGTCCAAACCTTGCCGGCGGCTTGTGGGTAGCGAACAGTACGGCAGAGACCATCACGAGCTTTCCAACAACGTGGAATACCGCAAGCATCCAGCCATCGAGGATTACAGGGGCCGGCTCCAGCAGTTCCGTGCCGGGCCACCCGGTGGCGTTGGCAGCCGACCTCGACGTGGGCTCGCACCACGGTGACCGTGCCGTTTATGCGCTCACTCAGGAGGGTCAGCTTCTGCAGTACCACTTGAGCGGCGATGATACCGGTCCGGCTGCCGCAGCAACAGCCGTGGCCACCGGCCCATCACCGAGCGCCTTATTACCGACCGCGACGGAACTTGCCAAGCCGTTTCTGTATGTGGCGAACAGCGGTGACGGAACCGTTTGGCAGTACACGCTGCACAACGACTTCTCTGCCCCCACGGCAACGGGCACACCGACCTTCTCGGGAAAAGGCGTGAATGCGCTCGCGTTCGCCATCACCGGCGCAGAGACGTCGCTGCCTCCCGGCAGCGGCGGTATCTCGATACCGGTGAAGTAG
- the bcp gene encoding thioredoxin-dependent thiol peroxidase: MLQPGDPAPEFSLSDQDGRPFSLADARGKVLVLYFYPKADTPGCTTEACSFGESMPRFDASNALIVGVSPDTVKAQKKFAEKFSLRFRLLADADHTVSELYGVWAEKRMYGRTYMGVERTTFVIAADGTIARIFPKVSVTGHAEAVLAAVNEVA; encoded by the coding sequence ATGCTCCAACCCGGTGATCCGGCGCCCGAATTCAGTCTGAGCGATCAGGACGGCAGGCCGTTTTCGTTGGCGGATGCGCGCGGCAAGGTCCTGGTACTCTACTTCTATCCCAAAGCCGATACGCCGGGCTGTACGACCGAGGCCTGCAGTTTTGGCGAATCGATGCCACGGTTTGACGCATCGAACGCCCTCATCGTCGGAGTAAGCCCCGACACGGTGAAAGCGCAGAAGAAGTTTGCGGAGAAGTTCTCGCTTCGGTTTCGACTTCTGGCCGATGCCGACCATACGGTCTCCGAGCTGTACGGCGTGTGGGCGGAAAAGCGGATGTACGGCCGAACGTATATGGGTGTTGAACGCACGACTTTTGTCATCGCTGCCGACGGCACGATCGCCAGGATATTTCCGAAGGTGAGCGTGACGGGCCACGCCGAGGCGGTGCTGGCCGCTGTGAACGAGGTGGCGTGA
- the trmFO gene encoding methylenetetrahydrofolate--tRNA-(uracil(54)-C(5))-methyltransferase (FADH(2)-oxidizing) TrmFO, with protein sequence MQRPQVSIIGGGFAGVEGAWAAAQRGCRVTLYEMRPERFTAAHRTSELAELVCSNSFKSELMTNASGVLKEEMRRLGSLILPLADCHRVAAGEALAVDREPFSRAVTANIESHPHISVVRREITELPPERPLVVATGPLTSPPLAQALRAVTGEDALAFYDAVAPTLLAESLDMSRIFRASRSPRNGQPVADEGDYLNCPLNREEFVEFWTALKDAETAPLHDFEAEAGSTPFFEMCVPVEELARRGPRTLCFGPMKPIGLSDPTTGRRPWAVCQLRQENREGTLWGMVGFQTRLRWGEQKRVFRMIPGLESAEFIRYGVMHRNTYVNAPRVLGTGGEVIGQAGLFLAGQITGVEGYLESAAIGLLAGINAARRVRGFPACIPPRETVLGSLCHYLSASDPRHFAPMNSNWGIVSELDGTPIRDKRERARQKGERALAALDAWSAADGVLPEESTPA encoded by the coding sequence ATGCAGCGACCTCAAGTTTCGATTATCGGCGGCGGATTCGCCGGGGTGGAAGGCGCATGGGCCGCAGCACAACGCGGTTGCCGTGTGACGCTCTACGAGATGCGACCGGAGCGGTTCACGGCCGCTCACAGGACGAGTGAATTGGCGGAACTCGTCTGTTCCAACTCGTTCAAGTCCGAGCTGATGACCAATGCCAGTGGCGTGCTGAAAGAGGAGATGCGTCGTCTGGGTTCCCTCATTCTGCCGCTGGCGGATTGTCACCGCGTCGCGGCCGGCGAAGCTCTGGCCGTGGATCGCGAGCCGTTCAGCCGGGCAGTAACGGCAAACATCGAGTCGCATCCTCACATATCGGTCGTGCGCCGGGAGATCACAGAACTGCCACCGGAACGCCCTTTGGTGGTTGCCACCGGCCCGCTCACCTCCCCGCCGCTGGCGCAGGCGCTTCGCGCCGTTACGGGTGAGGATGCCCTGGCGTTTTATGATGCCGTTGCTCCGACACTGCTTGCCGAGTCGCTCGATATGAGCCGCATCTTCCGCGCATCCAGAAGTCCGCGGAACGGACAGCCGGTCGCCGACGAGGGCGACTATCTCAATTGTCCACTCAACAGGGAGGAGTTTGTGGAGTTTTGGACTGCGCTGAAGGATGCGGAAACGGCTCCTCTCCACGATTTTGAGGCCGAGGCTGGGAGTACACCGTTCTTTGAGATGTGCGTTCCGGTTGAGGAACTGGCGCGCCGCGGCCCGCGCACGCTCTGCTTCGGCCCAATGAAGCCGATCGGCCTGAGCGATCCGACCACAGGCCGGCGTCCGTGGGCAGTATGCCAGCTGCGGCAGGAGAACCGCGAAGGCACGCTGTGGGGAATGGTTGGCTTTCAGACGCGGCTCAGGTGGGGCGAGCAGAAGCGCGTATTTCGGATGATCCCGGGTCTGGAGAGCGCCGAGTTTATCCGGTACGGCGTTATGCACCGCAACACGTATGTGAATGCGCCGCGCGTCCTCGGAACCGGCGGCGAGGTGATTGGTCAGGCCGGCCTGTTCCTGGCCGGGCAGATTACCGGCGTCGAAGGGTACCTGGAGTCGGCGGCAATTGGCCTTCTGGCCGGCATCAATGCAGCACGACGGGTACGGGGCTTTCCGGCATGCATTCCGCCGCGCGAAACCGTCCTTGGTTCGCTTTGTCACTACCTCTCGGCCAGCGACCCGCGGCACTTTGCACCAATGAACAGCAACTGGGGAATTGTTTCGGAGTTGGACGGGACCCCGATCCGAGACAAACGCGAACGGGCCCGGCAAAAGGGTGAGCGCGCTTTGGCCGCACTGGACGCCTGGTCAGCGGCTGACGGCGTGCTTCCCGAAGAGTCGACGCCGGCGTAA
- a CDS encoding superoxide dismutase — protein MPEFTLPPLPYDYAALEPTIDTLTMQIHHDKHHAAYVNNLNAALKDQPDLQSQTVEALISDLGALPESIRTAVRNNGGGHANHTLFWEFMTPGGATAPHGALAAAVSAAFGDLESLKKQVNEAGAKRFGSGWAWVVTDGRGELSVISTANQDNPLMEGKKAVLGVDVWEHAYYLKYQNRRPDYLAAWWNVVNWDVVGRRYDTLRG, from the coding sequence ATGCCGGAGTTTACCCTGCCCCCGCTGCCGTACGATTACGCGGCGCTGGAGCCAACCATTGATACGCTGACGATGCAGATCCATCACGATAAGCATCATGCCGCCTATGTGAACAACCTCAACGCAGCGCTCAAGGATCAGCCAGACCTTCAGAGTCAAACGGTGGAAGCATTGATCTCCGACCTCGGCGCTCTGCCGGAAAGCATCCGCACCGCTGTCCGCAACAACGGTGGCGGCCATGCCAACCATACGCTGTTCTGGGAATTCATGACTCCCGGCGGCGCCACGGCGCCGCACGGGGCGCTTGCCGCTGCCGTGAGCGCAGCCTTTGGCGATCTGGAAAGCCTGAAGAAACAGGTGAACGAAGCCGGCGCGAAGCGGTTCGGAAGCGGCTGGGCCTGGGTGGTGACGGATGGTCGCGGCGAGCTCTCGGTAATCAGCACGGCCAATCAGGATAACCCCCTTATGGAGGGAAAAAAGGCCGTGCTTGGAGTGGATGTCTGGGAGCATGCCTACTACCTGAAGTACCAGAACCGCCGACCGGACTACCTTGCCGCCTGGTGGAACGTGGTGAATTGGGACGTCGTCGGCAGGCGCTACGACACGCTCCGAGGCTGA